The Akkermansia sp. RCC_12PD genome contains the following window.
CTCCTTCTTTTTGGGGGCGGAAGGCGGCAATACCTGCCTGGGAGGGTCAAAATTCCGCTCCAGCGGGCGCGGGGCGGGCTTCTTCTCCGCATAGCGGGAACGCCTGTCATTGGAATCGTCGCAACCGGCCAGTGCGGCCAGCAGCAGCCCGCTGATCACTATAAACGCTCCCTGCCTCATCACGGAGGCAAGTATGCCCGCGAAAGTCGAATTTGCAAGACTGAACCTTTCCATCCGAATTCCGCGTTTTCGCGGTTGCCTTGGCCGCCCCGTATCTGTTATGGTAGTTATTGAATGAACAGCTTGCCGCCACTGGAATTTGGAGGAGTGTCCCATTGGACGGCCCTGGCCGTTCTGCTGGTGGCGGGGCTGTGCATTGTGGAACTGGGGCAATCCTACAAAAAATCCGTCAGAAACCGCACGGCGTTCTGGCTGGGGACCGCATGCCTGTTGAGCCTGGTTCCGGACCTGATCGCCCTGCTTGCCGACGAGCCGGACAAATCCTGGGAGTGGATGCTGCCCCTTCACTTCTGCTCCGTGATGCAGGTGGCGTGCGCCCTGAGCCTCTGGATACCTTCCCGCATTCTGCGCTCCATCGTATACTACTGCGTGCTGTGCGCCACTCTTCAGGGGCTGGTGACGCCTTCCGTGGCCCACGACTTCCCTTCATGGACGTACTTTGCCTTCTTCCTTTCCCACGGCGTTACGGTCATTGCAGCCCTTTACCTGCCCCTGGCCCTGCAATGGAAGCCGGCGCGGTGGGACTTCCTGTGGGCTCTGCTGTTCGCCAACCTGTATCTGGCCGCGGTGCATCCCGTCAACAAATTCCTGGGCACCAATTACGGCTTCACGGTTTCCACTCCCGCCTCCGGGTCCGTGCTGGACCTGCTGGGGGCATGGCCCTGGTACCTGCTGTGGATGCAAATTCCGGCCCTGATCCTGATGTACCTGCTCACACTGCCCTTCCGCCATTATCCCATGGGGCGCACGGGGGGAGCCCTGTTCCGGAGCTGAAAAACTTATGTGGAAAAAACATCCCCGCAAACTTGAACCGCCCAGCCTTCCATATGATCCCATACCTCTTCCTGTTTCTTCCCGCCGAGGCGGTCTTTTACTTCCTTCTTCACCTTTTTCTGGGCGCCCCTCCCCATCCCCCTGCAGCGCAGGCTTCCGTGTCCCTCCCCTCCGGCTACGCCCTTTCATGGAATGATGAATTTGACGGCTCGTCCCTTGACATGGAAAAGTGGTCCTACCGCCAGACCGGGCCGCGCCACAATGCGTTGAACACTCCGGAAGCCATTTCCACGGGCAATGGAATTCTGAGCATCCGCACTTATACGGAAAACGGAAAACATCATACCGGAATGATCGCCACAAAAAAGAAGAGCCTGAACCGGACATACGGCTTTTACGAGGCTTCCATTGAATTTGCCGGAGACAGGAATGCTTCCTCCGGCATGTGGTCCGCCTTCTGGCTCCAGAGCGACACCATTTCCACTGTGGGCAACACGGGTAAATACGGTACGGAAATAGACATTGTGGAATACAGGCCCAACCCCTCCAACGGATATGAAACCAACCAGGCCATCCACTACCACGGCTACGGGGAACACCACAAATCGGCGGCAAAACAGCACAAAACCGGACTTCTGGAAGGCTATCACACCTACGGCGTACTCCGGACGGCCGGAGGATACACGTTCTATATGGACGGAAAGGAAGTCTGGAAAACGCAGGAAGCCCTGTCCTGCATTCCGGAATACATCATCCTGAGTTCGGAAATCCGGGATAAAAACTGGGCAGGCGACATCCCCGCAAACGGCTACGGCAGCAGGGACAAAAGCCCAACGGCCATGAACGTGGACTATGTGCGGGTTTACTCCCTGCCCGATTCCTACCGGACCGCGCCCGACGGAAAATGGAGCGACCGCCAATGGGAAACCGTCCTGCCTTCCGGCAGGAAAATCGCCCGGCTGGCGCCCCCGGACGGAGCCAACGTCTGGTTCAACAGGGAAAGGACAAGCAGCCTGCTTCTGGATCGCGACGCCGTCGTGGATTCCCTCACCGTCGGGAAAGGGAAATTCTTCCACCTGCAAGGCAGGAATAAAACGCTGGCCATACGGAGCGGAATCGCCGCACTGGAAAGAATGGATCTGATCTTTGACGCGAAGATGGCGCTTGAAGGCGAAGACGTTACCTGGACTCTGTTTGAACCCTATTCCTCCTTGTATGCCAACGGCCCCGTACATGGAAAAGGCAGCCTGATCCTCCGCTGCGGCAGCGGAACACTCGTGGACTCCACGTTTCTCTTCAACGCCCCCGTCACCCTCCAGGGGGGAATGGACGTGAAAGGGCAAGTCGCTCTCGGTCCTTCCGGGAGCCTGTCCATCTCCGGCAAAACCGTTTTCCGCCGGAATTCCCGTCTTGTCGTTCATCTGGACGGCAAAAATGCGTCTCCCAAAATAAAGGCGGAGGGAGGGCTGGAACTGGAGAAAAACGTTTCCCTGTACCCCGAATTTTTCTATGTCCCGGAACCGGGCGACCGGATCATCCTGGCGGACGGCCTTAAAAAGACTGCCGGGGGAACTTTCTTCAACCTGCCGGAAGGCCGCGTTTTTGACGCTGAAATATACCGTGATTCCCCGTTGAAAACCTCGCTCGCCGGAAAAGCCTCCCTGCGCATCCATTACACGGATACGGGAATTCTGCTGACGGTCCTCTCTGTGGACAGGACGGCCCTTTCATCCGTCCCGGATTGAGATGAATAAATAAGGGAAAATCTCCGCAAACCAGCCGCCCCTATCTCACGATCGGCTTGAGCACGCCCAGATAGGTATCCGCCGTGCCCGTCCCGGGATAAATGGAATCTATCCTGATCCTGATGGTATGCACGGGAGCCTTGTAATAGGGGGGAATGACAATCTGCGGCGTCCAGTCGTCCCGCAGGGTGGCGTCAAAAGTGTACTCCCCGTTCAGAATTACCTGGACGCTTTTAGGACGGCCGAACATGGAATACGCAATATTCGGATGGCGGCGAGCCTCCGTATCGTTTTCCGGCAACGTTACCGGGGAAATTCCGGATTCCAGCATGATCCCCAGCAAACGGCCCGGATTCTTAAGCTTCACCTCCAGGGTTTCCCCCTGCCCGTCTCCGGAAACGCCCTCCGCCCAGTATCCCTGGCCGTGCTTCAGGTTGTCCGGAGAGCAGGGATTGCCGTAGGGGTCCTTTTCCAGGGTGGAACTGGCCGTAATGTCGTACTGGTCCGTCAGGGAACCCTTCTCCCCGCGGATGGTGACATGGCCATCCTTGTCCAGTGTCCAGCCGGGGCCGGGGGTCAGCACCAT
Protein-coding sequences here:
- a CDS encoding TIGR02206 family membrane protein, whose product is MNSLPPLEFGGVSHWTALAVLLVAGLCIVELGQSYKKSVRNRTAFWLGTACLLSLVPDLIALLADEPDKSWEWMLPLHFCSVMQVACALSLWIPSRILRSIVYYCVLCATLQGLVTPSVAHDFPSWTYFAFFLSHGVTVIAALYLPLALQWKPARWDFLWALLFANLYLAAVHPVNKFLGTNYGFTVSTPASGSVLDLLGAWPWYLLWMQIPALILMYLLTLPFRHYPMGRTGGALFRS
- a CDS encoding glycoside hydrolase family 16 protein, translating into MIPYLFLFLPAEAVFYFLLHLFLGAPPHPPAAQASVSLPSGYALSWNDEFDGSSLDMEKWSYRQTGPRHNALNTPEAISTGNGILSIRTYTENGKHHTGMIATKKKSLNRTYGFYEASIEFAGDRNASSGMWSAFWLQSDTISTVGNTGKYGTEIDIVEYRPNPSNGYETNQAIHYHGYGEHHKSAAKQHKTGLLEGYHTYGVLRTAGGYTFYMDGKEVWKTQEALSCIPEYIILSSEIRDKNWAGDIPANGYGSRDKSPTAMNVDYVRVYSLPDSYRTAPDGKWSDRQWETVLPSGRKIARLAPPDGANVWFNRERTSSLLLDRDAVVDSLTVGKGKFFHLQGRNKTLAIRSGIAALERMDLIFDAKMALEGEDVTWTLFEPYSSLYANGPVHGKGSLILRCGSGTLVDSTFLFNAPVTLQGGMDVKGQVALGPSGSLSISGKTVFRRNSRLVVHLDGKNASPKIKAEGGLELEKNVSLYPEFFYVPEPGDRIILADGLKKTAGGTFFNLPEGRVFDAEIYRDSPLKTSLAGKASLRIHYTDTGILLTVLSVDRTALSSVPD